A stretch of Chanodichthys erythropterus isolate Z2021 chromosome 20, ASM2448905v1, whole genome shotgun sequence DNA encodes these proteins:
- the fmnl3 gene encoding formin-like protein 3 isoform X7 produces MGNIESVDGQSEMKHHIMPLKVPMPDPTELEERFAIVLNSMNLPPDKARLLRQYDNEKKWDLICDQERFQVKNPPHTYIQKLRGYLDPRVTRKKFRRRVQESTKVLRELEISLRTNHIGWVREFLNDENRGLDILVEYLSFAQCAVMLDFEGLENGEDFSLDKAKSWSRSIEDLHQNGCNTLVRSARQSVLRYGTAANSKTIKNSRLVSQKDDVHVCIMCLRAIMNYQYGFNLVMSHAHAVNEIALSLNNKNPRTKALVLELLAAVCLVRGGHEIILSAFDNFKEVCKEKHRFEKLMEYFRSEDGNIDFMVACMQFINIVVHSVEDMNFRVHLQYEFTKLGLDDFLEKSKHTESDKLSVQIQAYLDNVFDVGGLLEDAETKNVALEKVEELEEHLSHVTEKLLDVENETMMKVADLEKQLLHKDKELSAIKETYESASSQVHTLRRMIQEKDAAFQRHNNIEKRLLELEQQGTIRLRKQPDGDIAIEALGGGAAAGASLRDLGSLTASMIGSGGPGATSPCPIEAVAPPPPPPPPPPAPPLPSEVECVPIPPPPPPPLPGTSPSVILSVGLSAIRIKKPIKTKFRLPVFNWTALKPNQINGTVFNEIDDERVLEELDLEKFEELFKTKAQGPVVDLSCSKSKVSQKAINKVQLLDANRSKNLAITLRKANKTTEEICKAIQTFDLKALPVDFVECLMRFLPTEAESKLLRQYERERRPLDQLAEEDRFMLLFSKIERLTQRMSIITFVGNFSDNVNMLTPQLNAIIAASASVKSSPKLKKILEIILALGNYMNSSKRGSVYGFKLQSLDLLLDTKSTDRKMTLLHYIALVVKEKYPDLATFYNELHFVDKAAAVSLENVLLDVKELGKGMDLVRRECSLHDHAVLKSFHQTNDTQLDKLQKDSKTAEEAFNNVVHYFGGCGGKRTEEEARGSNERKTTSTGGQTARPQGPGSKEATATAGFDRRAPPQTSQGPPACV; encoded by the exons AACTCTATGAACCTGCCCCCAGATAAAGCACGTCTCCTCCGGCAGTACGATAATGAGAAGAAGTGGGACCTTATCTGTGACCAG GAGCGTTTCCAAGTAAAGAATCCTCCACATACATACATCCAGAAACTACGTGGATATTTAGACCCAAGAGTCACACGCAAG AAATTCCGCAGGAGGGTCCAGGAATCCACCAAAGTCTTGCGAGAGCTGGAGATATCACTGAGAACCAATCACATAGG GTGGGTTCGTGAGTTCCTCAACGATGAGAACAGAGGCCTGGACATCCTGGTGGAGTATCTCTCCTTCGCCCAGTGTGCCGTCAT GTTGGATTTTGAAGGGCTGGAGAATGGCGAGGACTTTTCGCTGGACAAGGCTAAGTCCTGGAGCAGGTCCATCGAGGATCTGCACCAGAACGGCTGCAATACGCTGGTGCGCTCTGCGCGGCAATCCGTCCTCCG CTATGGCACAGCTGCCAACAGCAAAACCATCAAAAACTCCAGATTAGTCAGTCAAAAGGATGATGTGCATGTGTGCATCATGTGCCTCAGAGCAATCATGAACTATCAG TATGGCTTCAACCTCGTCATGTCTCATGCACATGCGGTCAACGAAATCGCCCTGAGTTTGAACAATAAGAACCCAAG AACAAAGGCGCTGGTCCTGGAGCTGCTGGCTGCTGTGTGTTTGGTGCGAGGTGGTCATGAAATCATCCTCTCAGCGTTTGATAACTTCAAAGAG GTTTGTAAGGAGAAGCACCGCTTTGAGAAGCTGATGGAATATTTCCGTAGCGAAGATGGGAACATTGACTTCATG GTGGCTTGTATGCAGTTCATCAACATTGTGGTCCATTCGGTTGAGGACATGAACTTCCGTGTACATCTGCAGTACGAGTTCACTAAACTGGGGCTTGATGACTTCCTGGAG AAATCCAAGCACACAGAGAGTGATAAGTTGTCGGTGCAGATCCAGGCTTACCTGGATAATGTGTTTGATGTTGGAGGTCTGTTGGAGGACGCTGAAACAAAGAATGTGGCCCTGGAGAAAGTGGAGGAGCTGGAAGAGCATTTGTCACAT GTGACAGAGAAGCTTCTAGATGTTGAAAATGAGACCATGATGAAGGTAGCAGACCTGGAGAAACAGCTGTTACACAAAGACAAGGAACTGTCAGCCATAAAG GAGACGTATGAGTCCGCCAGCTCACAGGTGCACACGCTGCGGCGGATGATCCAGGAGAAGGACGCTGCCTTCCAGAGGCACAACAACATCGAGAAGCGGTTGCTGGAGTTGGAGCAGCAGGGCACCATCCGTTTACGCAAGCAGCCTGATGGGGACATTGCCATTGAGGCTCTGGGTGGTGGAGCAGCAGCTGGAGCTTCTCTGAGAGACCTGGGCTCACTTACTGCAAGCATGATTGGGAGTGGAGGTCCAGGTGCCACATCACCCTGTCCTATTGAAGCTGTTGCTCCACCCCCGCCGCCACCACCACCTCCACCTGCcccaccactcccttcagaaG TCGAGTGTGTTCCTATtcctcctccacctcctccaCCTCTACCTGGAACATCACCATCAGTCATCCTTAGTGTCGGCTTATCag CCATACGTATCAAGAAACCAATAAAAACCAAGTTCCGTCTTCCTGTCTTCAACTGGACTGCACTGAAACCCAACCAGATCAACGGCACCGTCTTCAACGAGATCGATGATGAGCGTGTGCTTGAG GAGTTGGATCTGGAGAAGTTTGAGGAGCTGTTCAAGACAAAAGCCCAGGGTCCTGTGGTAGATCTGTCATGCTCAAAGAGCAAGGTTTCCCAAAAGGCCATCAATAAAGTTCAGCTGCTTGATGCCAATCGTTCGAAGAACTTGGCCATCACTCTGCGCAAGGCCAACAAGACCACAGAGGAGATctgcaaagccattcaaac GTTTGATCTGAAAGCCTTGCCGGTGGACTTTGTGGAATGCCTGATGCGGTTCCTGCCCACGGAGGCTGAGAGCAAACTACTGCGTCAGTACGAGCGGGAGAGGAGACCTCTGGACCAGCTTGCTGAGGAAGACCGCTTCATGCTCCTCTTCAGCAAGATTGAGCGGCTCACTCAGAGAATGAGCATCATCACGTTTGTGGGCAACTTCAGCGATAATGTCAACATGCTGACCCCG CAACTCAACGCCATCATCGCGGCATCAGCTTCAGTGAAGTCCTCTCCAAAGTTAAAGAAGATTCTTGAA ATCATTCTGGCTCTGGGCAACTACATGAACAGTAGTAAAAGAGGCTCGGTGTATGGTTTCAAACTTCAGAGTCTGGATCTG CTGCTAGATACTAAGTCTACTGACCGGAAGATGACACTTCTCCACTACATTGCTCTGGTCGTCAAAGAGAAATATCCTGATCTGGCTACCTTCtacaatgaactgcactttgTGGATAAAGCTGCAGCAG TCTCCCTGGAGAACGTGCTGTTGGATGTTAAGGAGCTCGGTAAAGGCATGGATCTGGTCAGAAGAGAGTGCAGTCTGCACGACCACGCCGTACTCAagagcttccaccagaccaaCGATACGCAGCTGGACAAACTACAGAAAGACTCCAAGACTGCTGAG GAGGCCTTCAACAATGTGGTGCATTACTTTG GAGGCTGTGGAGGAAAACGAACAGAGGAAGAAGCAAGAGGAAGCAATGAGAGAAAAACTACTAGCACAGGAGGCCAAACAGCACGACCCCAAG GTCCAGGCTCAAAAGAAGCGACAGCAACAGCAGGATTTGATCGCAGAGCTCCGCCGCAGACAAGCCAAGGACCACCGGCCTGTGTATGA